The DNA sequence GGGTGCAGATAGCCGGACACGTACCGGGCGGGGATGCCGGCCGAGCGCAAGGCCCCGAGCGCGACGTGCGCGATGTCCTGGCAGACGCCGCTGCGCGACTCCCACGCCTCCTGCGCCGTGGTGCGCACGCCGGTGACGCCGCTCTCGTAGCTCATCGCCGCGCCCACCGCGACCGCGATCGCGCTCGCGGCGGAGCACGGACCGTCCGCCGCGGAAGCCGCCGACGCCGCCAGCGCGACCAGCGACGCGGGAGGCTCGGTGAGCGGCGTCTGCCGGAGCTGCTGCGCGCACTCGCCCGATCGCGCGACGGCGGCGTTCAGCGCCTCCCAGCCGAGCGGGTCCGGCGCGTGCTCCGGGTCCAGGACCTCCACCAGGCTGGTCGCCGTGATCGTCAGCTCGCGGTGCGCGTTCAGCACGTCGAAGGCCAGAACGCGCGT is a window from the Leifsonia shinshuensis genome containing:
- a CDS encoding transglutaminase family protein; this encodes MKRLRVTHSTGYRYGAEVSASYNEARMLPVSGERQLVLHSAVDVQPVSSHHQYTDYWGTRVLAFDVLNAHRELTITATSLVEVLDPEHAPDPLGWEALNAAVARSGECAQQLRQTPLTEPPASLVALAASAASAADGPCSAASAIAVAVGAAMSYESGVTGVRTTAQEAWESRSGVCQDIAHVALGALRSAGIPARYVSGYLHPKADAAVGETVVGESHAWVEWFCGGWHGYDPTNGIAIGDRHVRVGHGRDYADVAPLRGVYSGAAGSELFVSVSITREG